From the genome of Bacteroides sp. MSB163, one region includes:
- a CDS encoding superoxide dismutase, producing MNTLLTSLMLIIMTHEMPKLPYANNALEPVISQQTIDFHYGKHLQTYVNNLNNLVPGTEYENKDLVTIVATAPDGAIFNNAGQVLNHTLYFLQFSPKPVQNEPTGKLAEAIKRDFGSFDNFKKEFTAAAVGLFGSGWAWLSVDKNGKLHITKEANGSNPVRSGFTPLLGFDVWEHSYYLDYQNRRADHVNALWGIIDWNVVGSRMK from the coding sequence ATGAATACGTTATTAACATCTTTAATGCTTATAATTATGACTCACGAAATGCCGAAACTTCCGTATGCAAATAATGCATTGGAACCTGTAATCAGTCAGCAAACCATAGATTTTCACTATGGTAAACACTTACAGACATACGTAAACAACCTCAATAACCTGGTACCGGGTACAGAGTATGAAAACAAAGATCTAGTGACTATAGTAGCCACTGCACCGGATGGAGCAATTTTCAATAATGCCGGACAAGTATTAAATCACACTCTCTACTTCCTGCAATTTTCTCCGAAACCTGTTCAAAACGAGCCTACTGGAAAATTAGCAGAAGCCATCAAACGCGACTTTGGAAGCTTTGACAACTTCAAGAAAGAATTCACAGCTGCCGCTGTAGGATTGTTCGGATCAGGTTGGGCTTGGTTATCAGTAGATAAAAATGGTAAATTACATATTACCAAAGAAGCCAATGGCAGTAACCCTGTACGTTCAGGATTTACCCCCTTGTTAGGCTTTGATGTTTGGGAACACTCCTACTATCTCGATTACCAAAATCGCCGTGCCGATCATGTAAATGCTCTTTGGGGTATCATTGATTGGAATGTAGTAGGCAGCCGGATGAAATAA
- a CDS encoding thiamine phosphate synthase, translated as MKLIVVTAPTFFVEEDKIITALFEEGLDILHLRKPETPAMYSERLLTLIPEKYHRRIVTHEHFYLKEEFDLMGIHLNTRNPHEPHDYSGHVSYTCHSVEEVKSKKHFYDYVFMSPVYDCISKEGILSGYTPEELRAAGKERIIDTKVMALGGITPDNILEIKDFGFGGAVVLGDLWNKFNVCTDRDYLGVIRHFKKLKEMAD; from the coding sequence ATGAAGCTCATTGTAGTCACAGCACCCACATTTTTTGTGGAAGAAGACAAGATTATCACGGCACTCTTTGAAGAGGGGTTGGATATTCTACATCTGCGAAAACCGGAAACACCTGCAATGTATTCCGAGCGACTTTTAACGTTGATACCAGAAAAATATCACAGGCGTATCGTCACTCATGAGCACTTTTATCTAAAAGAAGAATTCGACCTCATGGGCATTCACTTAAATACGCGCAATCCGCATGAACCGCATGACTATTCAGGTCATGTCAGTTATACCTGCCATTCTGTAGAAGAAGTAAAAAGTAAAAAGCATTTTTACGACTATGTATTCATGAGTCCCGTTTATGACTGCATATCCAAGGAAGGAATTCTTTCCGGCTACACACCCGAAGAATTGCGTGCGGCAGGAAAAGAAAGAATCATCGATACTAAAGTCATGGCTTTAGGTGGAATTACTCCCGACAATATTCTGGAAATAAAAGATTTTGGATTTGGAGGTGCGGTAGTACTCGGTGATTTATGGAACAAATTTAATGTCTGTACAGACCGGGATTATCTGGGCGTTATCCGCCACTTTAAGAAACTAAAAGAAATGGCGGATTAA
- a CDS encoding sensor histidine kinase — MNLDFSTLYALWATDFFQKNEILLLCFGVIILLLLVIMIVVSINKTKRLKTLQQLNEVAEESNQLKNAFIANMTHEIRTPLNAIVGFTNVLAETDNLSREERMIFLKEINDNKNFLVQMINDLLDFSKIEANTMEYKDGDVDVNALIQEICAAENAHPRSSGIQIEFVEKLPQCRLMIDRVRFAQVINNLVKNALKFTEQGSVRIGYRRLSNDSFYFYVADTGCGIDEESRRAIFERFVKMNYNIRGTGLGLSITKSIVEHYGGGIGVESKKGEGSTFYFTLPASAEYKEYGKF, encoded by the coding sequence ATGAACCTGGATTTTTCTACATTATATGCTCTTTGGGCTACTGATTTTTTTCAGAAGAATGAAATACTGCTGCTTTGTTTTGGAGTAATTATTTTATTGCTTCTGGTTATTATGATTGTTGTGTCCATCAATAAAACCAAGCGTTTGAAAACATTGCAGCAACTGAATGAAGTGGCTGAGGAAAGTAATCAATTGAAGAATGCCTTTATTGCCAATATGACGCATGAAATACGTACTCCGCTCAATGCTATCGTAGGATTTACAAATGTGCTTGCTGAAACTGATAATTTAAGTAGGGAAGAGCGGATGATTTTTCTGAAAGAAATCAATGATAATAAAAACTTCCTGGTTCAGATGATCAATGATTTATTGGATTTTTCGAAAATAGAGGCCAATACAATGGAATATAAAGATGGAGATGTGGATGTAAATGCATTGATTCAGGAAATATGTGCTGCTGAGAATGCACATCCCAGATCATCGGGTATTCAGATCGAGTTTGTAGAGAAACTGCCTCAATGTCGTTTAATGATTGATCGGGTACGTTTTGCGCAGGTGATTAATAATCTGGTAAAGAATGCATTGAAATTTACAGAACAAGGTAGTGTCAGAATTGGATACCGTCGTCTGAGTAATGATAGTTTTTACTTTTACGTAGCTGATACAGGTTGTGGTATTGATGAAGAAAGCCGCCGTGCTATTTTTGAGCGCTTTGTGAAGATGAACTATAATATTCGTGGTACAGGTTTAGGTCTTTCCATCACAAAATCCATTGTAGAGCACTATGGCGGTGGCATTGGTGTAGAGTCGAAAAAAGGAGAGGGATCTACTTTCTACTTTACTTTACCTGCCAGTGCAGAGTATAAGGAATATGGGAAATTTTAA
- a CDS encoding radical SAM protein — MNIGLVDVDGHNFPNLALMKLSAWHKQQGDAVEWYSGIEYYDRVYMSKVFAFSPDDRRVVQADEVCKGGSGYKMFDQWLPSEIEHICPDYSLYPTHTEAYGFLTRGCINKCSFCIVPRKEGTIRKHADISEFLDGRKSAILMDNNVIASDWGVQQIEKIASMKLKVDFNQGIDCRLIARDKNIAKLLARVSWIRHLRMAYDSSSITDEVVTAIAYLKEAGVSAHRLFFYMLVKDGQIEDAEKRALLLDSLGCTPFAMSYRDLDKNTPVSDEQHRFAWWCNQRQAFKSCQFKDFNPTTRGKEILTQPSLFG; from the coding sequence ATGAACATCGGATTAGTAGACGTAGATGGCCATAACTTCCCCAACCTGGCACTTATGAAGTTATCCGCCTGGCACAAACAGCAAGGAGACGCCGTGGAGTGGTACTCTGGCATTGAGTACTACGACCGTGTGTATATGAGCAAGGTCTTTGCCTTCTCCCCTGACGATAGAAGAGTTGTGCAAGCAGATGAAGTGTGTAAAGGCGGTTCCGGATATAAGATGTTCGACCAATGGTTGCCGAGCGAGATTGAGCATATTTGTCCTGACTATTCTCTCTATCCCACACACACAGAAGCCTACGGATTCCTTACCCGTGGCTGCATCAATAAGTGTTCCTTTTGTATCGTCCCCCGGAAAGAAGGGACTATCCGCAAGCACGCGGATATATCGGAGTTCTTGGATGGCCGGAAGTCTGCTATTCTGATGGATAACAATGTCATCGCATCAGACTGGGGGGTGCAACAGATTGAGAAGATTGCCTCCATGAAGTTAAAAGTCGATTTCAACCAGGGCATTGATTGCCGACTTATCGCAAGGGATAAGAACATAGCTAAGTTGTTGGCCCGTGTGTCGTGGATAAGACACTTGCGCATGGCCTACGACAGTTCGTCGATTACGGATGAAGTGGTCACAGCAATAGCCTATCTGAAAGAAGCCGGTGTATCGGCGCATAGGCTCTTCTTCTATATGCTTGTGAAGGATGGGCAGATTGAGGATGCAGAAAAGAGGGCTTTACTTCTTGATTCTTTGGGATGTACACCGTTCGCCATGTCTTACCGAGACTTAGATAAGAATACTCCAGTTTCGGACGAACAACACCGCTTCGCATGGTGGTGCAACCAACGGCAGGCATTTAAAAGTTGCCAGTTCAAAGACTTTAATCCTACAACAAGAGGAAAAGAAATATTAACCCAGCCAAGTTTATTTGGCTAA
- a CDS encoding phosphoadenosine phosphosulfate reductase family protein, translated as MNLQSKIEYSIALLRKCEQMALDYDPDNGFYLAFSGGKDSQVLYHLAVMAGVKFKAHMNLTSIDPPDVIRFVKRNYPDVELIKPKMSIYDMALKKHIIPTRTMRWCCAEFKEMSGAGKVTLIGIRKQESARRSKREEIELSGHKFSGNFDQFSEHKEKMVTCVNGKDKILVSPILYWTEREVWQFLNSNNIPHCKLYDEGYKRIGCILCPMSNYKQKLKDCQRFPHVKRKWIQTIQKLIDAGYLNRNFTDAEFGFNWWISDKSFNQYYADVMLQQKIEFNV; from the coding sequence ATGAACCTGCAATCTAAGATAGAATACTCCATCGCTTTGCTTCGCAAATGTGAACAGATGGCACTTGACTACGACCCGGATAACGGCTTTTATTTAGCCTTCTCCGGCGGCAAGGATAGTCAAGTCCTCTACCATCTTGCGGTAATGGCAGGAGTGAAATTCAAGGCTCACATGAACCTTACGAGCATTGACCCTCCGGACGTTATTCGATTTGTGAAGAGGAATTACCCAGACGTGGAACTGATAAAGCCTAAAATGTCTATTTATGACATGGCTCTAAAAAAGCATATTATTCCTACACGAACGATGCGCTGGTGTTGTGCTGAATTTAAAGAAATGTCCGGTGCAGGAAAAGTTACTCTAATAGGGATAAGGAAACAAGAAAGTGCAAGACGTTCCAAACGTGAAGAGATAGAGTTGAGTGGTCATAAATTTAGTGGGAACTTCGACCAGTTTTCAGAACATAAAGAGAAAATGGTTACATGCGTCAATGGAAAAGATAAGATTCTTGTCTCGCCTATTCTTTACTGGACTGAACGTGAAGTTTGGCAGTTTCTTAACTCAAATAATATACCGCACTGCAAATTATACGATGAAGGCTATAAGCGTATTGGATGTATTCTTTGCCCGATGTCTAACTACAAACAGAAGCTAAAAGACTGCCAGCGTTTTCCTCATGTGAAGCGAAAGTGGATACAAACAATTCAAAAACTGATTGATGCGGGATATCTCAATCGTAACTTCACCGATGCTGAATTTGGTTTTAATTGGTGGATAAGTGATAAAAGTTTCAATCAATATTATGCAGACGTGATGCTGCAACAGAAAATAGAGTTTAACGTATAA
- a CDS encoding nitrile hydratase subunit beta, producing the protein MESKFKVGDRVRILDCPVMPDVVGKSGVIRHRQGDLYRVEVDGKVIPDYALEADIELIPDNPFAESNELISRLLKENNLEIMHLEMYLDTQNIVCVERTTYDAMCYKDTALKAFLECEGYDEFEREINS; encoded by the coding sequence ATGGAATCAAAATTTAAAGTAGGTGACAGAGTGAGAATATTAGATTGTCCAGTCATGCCGGATGTAGTAGGAAAGTCAGGTGTAATAAGACATAGGCAAGGTGATTTATATCGTGTTGAAGTCGATGGTAAAGTCATCCCAGACTATGCTTTGGAAGCTGATATAGAACTTATACCAGATAACCCTTTTGCGGAAAGCAATGAACTTATTTCCAGATTATTAAAGGAAAATAATTTGGAAATAATGCATTTGGAAATGTACCTCGATACGCAAAATATTGTGTGCGTGGAAAGAACTACCTATGATGCGATGTGCTATAAGGACACAGCTTTAAAGGCTTTTCTCGAATGTGAGGGATATGATGAATTTGAGCGTGAAATTAACTCTTAA
- a CDS encoding recombinase RecT, with product MSNILLTVEEINQMNPLDIVQSASVKQRFIQIYDTLWGEGTGEAAYERESIHFNRFLSDNKKVCDAVTRFSIFTAFIDLAVCGLSVEPGVRALCYLQGRNTKIGKNEKGFDIYEPRLTLTISGYGELVLRARSGQIKYADNPVIVYEEDTFSFSDTDGRKSVRYTCNLPHKSKKVIACFLRITRTDGSIDYSVMFEEDWSRLSDYSAKQNRYFDRDHRQWVEKGPNELYKSNEGSIDTGFLIAKCIKHAFKTYPKVRIGKGTELATEQEAPTPSIDDLYGVDKTAEQPNPEPQSFGPEKDTSTGVSFNPEESNSTDDGAF from the coding sequence ATGAGTAACATTCTTCTTACTGTCGAAGAGATTAATCAAATGAATCCTCTCGACATCGTGCAATCAGCATCAGTAAAACAACGTTTTATTCAAATCTACGACACTCTTTGGGGTGAAGGCACAGGCGAAGCAGCCTATGAGCGAGAAAGCATTCATTTCAACCGTTTCCTTTCTGACAACAAGAAAGTCTGCGATGCCGTAACACGTTTCTCCATCTTCACCGCCTTTATCGACCTGGCAGTCTGTGGTCTGTCTGTCGAGCCGGGTGTTCGTGCTCTTTGTTATCTACAAGGGCGCAACACCAAAATCGGGAAAAACGAAAAAGGCTTTGACATCTATGAGCCTCGCTTAACACTAACTATTTCGGGGTATGGTGAACTGGTTCTTCGCGCCCGTTCCGGACAAATCAAGTATGCCGACAATCCCGTTATCGTCTATGAAGAAGATACTTTTTCGTTTTCCGATACAGATGGACGCAAATCTGTTAGATATACCTGCAATCTACCTCACAAATCAAAGAAAGTAATCGCTTGCTTTCTTCGTATTACCCGTACAGATGGTTCGATTGATTATTCTGTAATGTTTGAAGAAGACTGGTCCCGCCTGTCTGATTACTCGGCAAAGCAAAACCGATACTTTGACCGCGATCATCGTCAATGGGTAGAGAAAGGTCCTAATGAACTATACAAGTCTAATGAAGGTAGCATTGATACGGGTTTTCTCATAGCCAAGTGTATCAAACACGCCTTCAAAACCTACCCCAAAGTAAGAATAGGCAAAGGAACCGAACTTGCAACTGAACAGGAAGCCCCCACTCCAAGCATTGATGACCTCTATGGTGTGGATAAAACAGCGGAACAGCCAAATCCGGAACCTCAATCATTCGGTCCTGAGAAAGACACTTCTACCGGTGTTAGCTTTAACCCGGAAGAATCCAACAGTACAGACGATGGCGCATTTTAA